In Biomphalaria glabrata chromosome 8, xgBioGlab47.1, whole genome shotgun sequence, the genomic window agacaaacagacacaaacactcttttgttcccctggcaatcaaatcattaaataagaacaatctggtataaactttgtcacatgtaaattatgagtgagtctggtgtgaatgtacactttggtttcttatagttataatgtttttgtttggtgtaatgcacaaattgtaagacaaatttccttacggataataaagattattattattattattattattattattattattattattattattataccacTGTCCTCCCACCTATGGGGCTTCAAAACtggattttctgttagggtttactcaCTTAGCCTTAGACCTAATTTACAACCCAGGTTTTCCCATAgctgattacatatgcccaacctgtgaccgcggCTGTGCATCAAAGATTGTCCTCTTTAGTCACAAGAGAAGTTGCAAAAGTAAAAGATCGTCTCtggagacgtaaaatgccacaatcAATAAGAGACAAATGAAAGAATTCCCATTTGATTGAAACGAATAAGGtaccttaataataataaaacacaaCAGCAAAATGAAAGACCTTCTAAGGGAACAATCTGAAATCAAGTATCAATTCCCTTAAGTGAGTCGTGgtcttatatatttattcattaagttttcaaatatattttttcatttatcttgGTGcaaagctgaaaataaaaatacttttttttatataaaaacagaGCTTATCTAAATGGAGGAACTTCACATATATCTCTATAATGTAGAAACTATTTCCCTTCTTgaatatcaaaataattaattagcagtaattaattggctaattggttagttgtttttttttcttaattgattcatgttttgttaggtagcATAAGTAATTGTAtaacgtttcaacttgatccaagaaaggGTGTGGGGGAAATAATGAGCATTATTATCTAAAAGGaacaaaaccctacatatttagcaatTTCTTTGAATATTGAAGGATTCATTTCCCTTATCAGTATCAAACAAAgtgattaattaccaataattaattaactaattgttttttttaattcatgtattgcctatgccaatgaataattgtgcaaagtttcaacttgatctgagtatGGATAAAGcacaaaaaatgtgttcaaactttttaccagacatgaAGTTGATCTAAGTTTTGTAACAAACTGATAGCTAGGATTTAAAAATACTTGTACACAATGAAATCTTTGATCTTGTCTGGAATGCTGTTTAATTGTTTCACTTTGTAAACTGGAATACTTTGTAATATTCTGTCTCTGCACAGCTCTTGTAAGCTAAACATGCGTTCTATTCTCCACAGCCGGACATGTCCATCTGATGATGTGCTGGCCAGGTGCTCAGCATTTTGAGAAAAACTTAGGTGAAGGACACTTGGATAGTCTCTCTGGACCCTGACAATGTCTTGGCACAAGCTGGACATTGAGATCTCATGGAAAGGTGCCAGATCTTGACTACTGTAGACAGTGATGTTAAAGTTGTGGAAGCCAGCAGCAATCAAGCAGCCATCGTGGCTGTAAATAAGACAATCTACTAAATCCACAGTTTGTGTTGAGCAAAGTTGATCTGCAGTAGGAATGTGAATAGTATAAATGAAGTTATCTTTGGTGGCAAGGGAAAGAACTTCTGATGGAAAACGAGGGTCATAGTCAAAAGATTCGGCGGAAGATAGTCTTTGTTCAATCATATCAGGACAGATGATGCACACTTTTTCAAGTCTACAACGTTTGACTACAAACAAAATTCCTGTTGATATACTCACAGCTATTTGCTTTGAATTGGGTGAGAACTTGCAAGCTACACAGTCATTTCCAGTTTTTAAAGGGACAAATTCTTTGCAAATTTGATTGCAACGGATGGTGTCATGGATCATCATGGTCGAGTCAAGATGGTGATGCTCCAGAAAGAACACACCCATCCCACGCTTCAAGCAAGCAAAACTAATGCCATTATTGGCTACTGTGCAGTAGACATGAACTGCATTAGTTAAGTCCCGACTTCTGGAATAGAGTGGATCTCCATTATCTGACATGATAACAACTTCCCCAGTACCACAGTAGGCCACAAGCTCACCCAGGGGATGTGGACAAACTCTTGGAAACACTGTACTGTTTGTGCGACTATATATATTGCATTCTaaagaaataggaaaaaaatgAGCGTATATTAGTTTCTTTTAAGCAAATGATTACTCAAGTGGGAGTAAGGTTATGATATAAATCTGACAAATAACAGTAAAATAACAAAGCATTGAAAATAGTAAGATAATACAGTAAGCTGCTACTGTACCAGttaatttataatatacatatattttgttaaacttTGCAAGTCACACTTGATATCCATAAAAGTATTCTACTTTCAATGGCACGCTTGTACAAGttgtcaaaaacaaatatttagatttaggGCTGCACTCCACTGTCCTCATTACCGAAGTGTTTTAACAACATTTTAACATTACTTTAAGCCGAATCCAAAATCTAGAAACAGATGTCAAAAAGTAGATttctttaaatctattttaaattcttaccaaTTCTGTCTGGTGACCATAGCTGATATAAAACTACTTTTCCATTGGGCATGTGTGAAACATGAGACCAGCGTCTGTCAGGTCTGGGTTCATAAACAGAGGAAGCAGTAAACAAACTGATGTCTTTAAAGGGAACAAACTGAGCATCACACCACCAATACCAATTGTTGCTTTGTACAATTTGCactaaagaaaaatgtaaatgaatTATTTCTATTGTAAACAGCATGAAAACAACCTCTTATTATAAAAACTAATAGCACAAAagagaaatactttaaaaaaaaacaaagcttatattaagtgtagttgtatcaattagtttggatcagtcatgtaattaaatttgtaatagatctagaatctagactaacaacaataaatctgtgcaattacaaatatttttacctattgtttttgttcagtacaatttcatgcttttaactttctcaatacgccatgATGCTATCACTTGTTTGGACTGGTTGGAAAGGGTTGGGGGCAGAaggtgatcactttttaaatacatttattttaaagtctGATACAATACTGTCACACTAAAGTCAGTATGGAACAATGTAAGTTAAAGTGTTTAGCTGCAGAGTGGAAATTAATATACAATCCAACTTTGAATTCTGACAGAGGAAAGACATTTTTAGCTTAgtatttaacacattttttgcTCAAAGGGTAtctagtcagtctagtcatgcatgttaatttcAGAttttaactctgctaagtcattggttttcctgactgattccaggcaacccattttatgCTCTAATGGCAAGTATTGTACAAATTAGAGTGGTGGTATATTTTCTTTCACACCCATTTTTTTAGGCTACCTAATTTCTGAAAATACCTCTAAGGTGGTCATGTCTTTGTCAATCAagaatgcaattaaaaaaaaaagtaaaataaggtactccttttagaccttgtgatttatGGCAGaggatgatgtaaagttcattaGTTTCTATGGtcaaaggttaacgagggtgtggCCGACAATAtaaccaactgtctttacttccCCAACATATGTccggtatccattagagctgataTTCTCCTTTTCACTCCCAATTGAGCATAGGGTTGCAACAGCACTTCGCCAATGGACTCTGTACTAGGCTATCCCCTAGCTGGGTTCATATCCATTCTGTCGTCTTTGCCTCTAGAATTTTTACCAGCCTTACTCTTCCCCTGTTGATTCCAGTCTAGAATGGTATGGCAAtactttctgttgtttttcATGATGTATGCTTAATCCAACCCCATTtgtattttctgttttaatgctCTGTCTGTGTTTGCTGTTTTTCTTTCCCACAGACATTTgtttgagattttgtttggCCATCTAGAATCAAATAGTTAGTGAATGCTTGGACCTTGTCTGTGTTGATATTTTAACTCTCCAAGTCTCTGCACAATATAAGgcctaaaagaaaatctttcaCATTTGTATTAGGGatgctgattttatttttttagatacaGTGTTTTTGACCGCCAAATTGGCTTTAGAGTATTGTAACCCTGTATAGCCTTGTTGATTTGATTTTCAGCATCTGCGTCTATTCCCCCCAATTGTTTATGATGCTTCCAAGTTATACAAAGTCTAATAGGTTTACTCCTTGGAGCTGTAGTAGTGTTTCATGGGTGTTATTAATTCTCACCATCCCAGGTCTTGGTAATAAACTCAGGAGTGTCCTAAAACTCTTAAGTTCAAAATTCCAATCTTTACAGAGATTTAAACCAGAGACCCTCAGTTTGGatgtcaagtgctttaccactcagtcagaATGCTTAGTCTTTTAAAAGAAGTgaacattataatatatatgtctatTTTTATAACTGGTGACATAGTTTTTACAAACCATAAGAGTAACTgttaacacaattatttgtcattaaaaaacTTGTTTTGAGATATAGTAAACCTGATTATACATTTCTTACACTTTAATGTGATGAAATGGACaatgtaaatgtatataaactataatataGACTTACTTAATTTATCAGGCAAAGCATGAAAATCTGTCACCAAACCTTTGTCATCACAAGGCCATTGTTCTTTTGGAAAAGTGACATAAGGTGTTAAAGGGAGACATCCTTCAGATACAGACTGAACACTCAATACTTGCTTGACAGTAGATAAATCCAGTCCCATTGTTTATGATTTCTTAAGATCTATAGCATTTCTCTCTTACCAGGGTATCTTaatctagtaactagatctagatcttgattctaCAATTCAATCATTTaatccaagaaaaaaaatcaatatcaaGATTccataaaactagatctattaatgaTTATCTGATCTACTGATTCCCTAATCAGTCTAGTGTAAACATTagtagaaaattaaaatatgaaattaacattaaatatatttttgcatATAGACTCTAAATTATAGTTTTATAAGTAATATAAGCAATAAATCTACAACTAGACACTAGATTCTAAATTAGCTTATTTTTATTACTACAGATAGACTGATAATGGGCATCTCATTGATCTGATACCCTTCTTCTATCTATGAATTACTCGAGATCAAttagagaattatatagatctagttatctagtCAAATCTAGTCTAAGTCTCGGCTATGAATGATGACTATGAATACTAATTAAATTTTATGATCAAATACATATTatgtaatgtaataataaattcaGATTTACTAGACACTGgtgacaaatttaattaattaatgagttacaattattagtctagattagatctattctatcaGTATCAGTATGAGTATTCTATGTCTATATCAATGAATTCAAAATCTAtcaataattagatctatactagatctaatagtaatactactaatagtagtagtagtaataatacagtaataataGATAATTTAAGATATCGACGGTAGTAAAAGTAAAGATGCTAATTTAAGTCACTTAAAATTAGGCTAATAATTTACAGTTAGTATAATACTCAGTACTGAGTTATAACTGAGTATCATctagaataaaataataatctagatataaataactagatctatacccAATCTATACCAAAAAAATAGAGAGTACAAATTACTGTGAAAGATACTGGATTTAAGAATATTAAattcattaaattatatatgaatagatctagatctaattctaataattaaccctgctgttgtgttgttatgtgtaaacaaaatataagagctaccaaaaatgtttgtttcgaacaaaaaaatagtttatatatagatctaataatcatAGATATTCTTTTTTAGAATGTCTAGATGTAGAAGCTAAATGATACTAAATGCGTTTCAAGCCCacatgatactagatctagaactagaactaAATGAtgttatgtttaaaataaaatgtattgttttgattagatctagataccaaACTAAATCATCTAGTGGCAAGTGATCTAGGATAGTAtagatataggtctgtgatctctTTTATTTTGACTGACCTATGTATAAGACTAAGAAATTCtacatttttaaagtaactGCGAAatcatgtgaaaaaaaaaagaaaatgttcttttcttatttagatacaaaatagatctatagatctagatatagatatgttCTGGCCACATAGACCTAgacatctatatatagatctatatagatatttaatttgaCCAGATAATCCAGATTTAGAATATTTGTTTCGCTTCAAATCAATAAAACCTAAACATTACaagtttttaatgtattttagcAATGGCCGCTTCAGTTGCAGCTACCTTACCTGAAGATGATGAAGATTGGTTATACGGAGGTATAAATGCTAATAATTCGTTGCACACATTTCTCATAATAAACaacaagatctatctaaaatctaagTCATCTAAATTACTATTTAATGACATATTTTCTCGCAATACTCAACTATATAtaagatctataattctatttCTCTTCAAAATCAGTTCAATTGAACTTACTTAGTCTTAGTCACTCTTAGTCGTCTTAGTAGGGATgtgacataaaaaaattatctttgaaaaaacaattattcgttagtatatcattaaaatactttgaaagaactttccaatggtgtataaattatgaatgTAGGTTaaacagttagaaagttatgattttttttgtggcattttgacctaacattggttgacatggaacaatGAAGATGATAGCGTCTAGCTCGCTCAGCCCGCAAGACACACCCCCCGCtcaaaatgttaaaaagttggaattgagttgcgtagatgatagatctacttattaaataagaaatttaatagtagatctagttttcATAGTATATTTCTAGCTCagaaatctgatttcatttatatttatgaacttcacttgtttagaatgtaaatattgatgaaataaacaattatcgggtctagactctagagctaCAAGAAATGTGAAGGGGTGTGGAAAAAATAGCGGCTttgtgatggcagaaaataaccaaatatgaagaaataaattaaactctttaaaaGCTTTTTAGACCTATACATAATTGCTATATCTACTAGCCTAGGCAAGATTTAAGTCATAAAatagtttagttttaaaaaaaaaaaaaaaaatcccaaaggGAGCAGTGCAAAATTTATATAATTGATAACAATTGAAGAAATAAAGGTAtcgtgataaaacttggcagaaaaaTGGCCAGATATATTTTCtattagtacaaaaaaaaaatcagcttcTAAAATGTTACCTGAAATGAGTatcagtaaaaagaaaaatacatatactttcaagtaaaaaaaaagtaaaaaaatacaaattttttttttaaagtccacaTGAAAAAAGTGTTCCTCAATATAAAATTTATCCATATTCACCTCTTTTAGCCACAATTTCAATggatttaaaatcataatcgTTTTCAATGAAGGGCCTATGtacagaaagtaagaaaaaaacaatctcAAAATttgatgccatttttttttcttccggtCTTATGGATTTTCACATATctagacttagtcttagacttcaaaatcaaatattgaattaaattattaattaatggacctcattcaccaatcgtaaataaacacatttagccacatcataatattgataaaacaatgaaaaatatgtatcacgttgacagccactatggattacataatttgtatagaagatcaagatatatatattattatattatatattaaatatatagaatcacgtggctgaATCagtaaatgttgtttatttaagattggtgaatgaggtccattaaatcaataaattaagtttaaaaaataaatcagtgCAATCATACCAACAAATTCAAAACACTAGAGTAAAGTGTGAAGTTCGATCGCATTAAGCCCGCTGGCACCCATTTTCacgtttggatttttatagcaccgtaatggtatgacctatgaaaaaaacgctggtatctctgaattcctTGTCCTTTTGTCTATAAAAGTAGATCTGATTTAAATAGTCTCTTTGAGCTGATCAGACATAAAATAGCCATAAGCCCAtgacccatttccttcactaaattctgccaagtcatcgGTTCTCCTTGCTGGCTAACGCAACCCATCCATGCTctataatagcactaggaaagaagaagCATTAGATAAAGTacaaattagatctagtcttgaACCAATGTCAAAATGCCTCTATTATAAATCTCTAAATAtacaatctagactagatctctaGTGTATCTTGGTATATACATGCCTAAACTGTCATTGTGAGAAAGCATTATAATTATATCTGATGCTACTTTATTAGATCAAGGGAAATAAACTAATGAAACTGTGGATTAAATataattcaaattttttaaattccataaaTCATTAAATGCTAAGTCTCTCCGCATTATGTTTCATTTTCAGCAAtcagtttacttttttaaagaaaaagacatGAATCTTTCATTGAATGTTTTTGCAAATTTTTCAGATGAAAAGGAGAAGAAGAATGAACCAGCACAGATTAATAATAGGTAGGCAAACTTACTAATGCAGTAAGCAAAGGTATATTTCATAAATGACATGATTTCATTGTCTATAATGACATTAAAGTCTACAATTTCACTGAAGATTATaagtgtcacttacaaaggatTTTAGTGTAACAGAGCACAGACAACATTATGGCATTGAGACTTGTGGAGGTTTTTATGAAAACTAAATAGTTATgctaaattttaattaatcaaaacagtgtttcttaaacttttacatttgcTTGGTTGATCCCTGGTTGGAACCCTGCCTGCTGTTATCCCCTATCAATCCTGTGGGTGGcctgggctaggatgtaaattatcttcaaattgTAAGAAGCATCTgaccgaaacatgtaaaaagtaaagcttttaTTCGTTTTTGTGGTCTGCCCATGTCTATTTTATTGAGAGATTAttaaaagatattgaaattcTGATATCATAATGTTTTGCAGTTTGTTCTTGTCAAACTAATTGACAGCTTAAATTGaattaatgttttcattttcttgacagctttgtaataaaaaaagaggTTGACATAGAGGCTGGTGAACTAGTAAGTATTTcagcatataattttttttcagacattactggtgtttcttttatttgttggTTTTGGTTGTTTCTACTGTTAAATTGAGCAGTGTTGATTGCTTTACACAGGAGAGTGGTGATGGCAGTGAACTTCAAACTAAAGAGCCTGAAGAAATTGCGGCTGAACCAGTCCCTGTGACTGAGAATGGGAACAATGGTGTGGAGGAGGATGAAGACGATGaggaggatgatgatgatgacaatgtGCAAGTTACTATCGgagatattagaacttggactgGTGCTGAGTAAGTTGAAATATCTAAATCAGATTAAGTTCAGAATGTTTCCACAGTGTTTCTTATTCTATTGTTCCCACTGAAACATTTACAAGAGaccatttctttttctcttttagcACTACACCTAGAAACTTGTTTAAAAGTGGACAAAATTATCAAAAGGCTGGAGCTGGTAAGTCttatgcccttttttttttggcttggtGTTTGTCTTTATATACTTTGACTATTGTCTGCGCCCATTATTTTGACC contains:
- the LOC106080351 gene encoding uncharacterized protein LOC106080351, which produces MGLDLSTVKQVLSVQSVSEGCLPLTPYVTFPKEQWPCDDKGLVTDFHALPDKLMQIVQSNNWYWWCDAQFVPFKDISLFTASSVYEPRPDRRWSHVSHMPNGKVVLYQLWSPDRIECNIYSRTNSTVFPRVCPHPLGELVAYCGTGEVVIMSDNGDPLYSRSRDLTNAVHVYCTVANNGISFACLKRGMGVFFLEHHHLDSTMMIHDTIRCNQICKEFVPLKTGNDCVACKFSPNSKQIAVSISTGILFVVKRCRLEKVCIICPDMIEQRLSSAESFDYDPRFPSEVLSLATKDNFIYTIHIPTADQLCSTQTVDLVDCLIYSHDGCLIAAGFHNFNITVYSSQDLAPFHEISMSSLCQDIVRVQRDYPSVLHLSFSQNAEHLASTSSDGHVRLWRIERMFSLQELCRDRILQSIPVYKVKQLNSIPDKIKDFIVYKYF